The following coding sequences are from one Halomonas sp. HAL1 window:
- the gshA gene encoding glutamate--cysteine ligase, with amino-acid sequence MPEPLTVPSALTAQVERLIPSARLGRLGRLRRGLEKEGLRVDANGHIAQTPHPHALGSKLTHPHITTDYSESLLEYITPVYSQPSEALSFLSDLHTFTYHHLQNEWIWPGSMPSRLSGNDSVPIADYGCSNVGTMKHVYRKGLDMRYGRIMQAIAGVHYNVSLPDDMWHALREMEKATNIPLNDYRSTRYFGMIRHFRRHSWLLLYLFGASPAIDKSFLPDDKKVPEKLQSLSDDTYFAPYATTLRMSDLGYQNKVQSQLKICFNSLSNYVNTLRHAISSPWPDYEKMGVNVDGEWRQLNANILQIENEYYSDIRPKRVAKHNETPSQALEARGVEYIEVRCLDLNPFDPLGVTENQMRFVDTFLMWCLLSDSPWISDEECDRLDDNRRWVVERGRDPELKLFNHGETTSVREWGEQIFAEMGEVARLLDAVEEGSPHADALADLAPRLADPSLTPSAQVLERLKANGGSLSDLMLSLAQEQAEQLKAEPMQRSREALLAQLIETSHQQQRDIEAADKETFEAFLEAYFAKARESRALSALPSEAHQ; translated from the coding sequence TTGCCTGAACCACTCACTGTGCCATCCGCGCTGACCGCGCAAGTTGAACGCCTAATCCCCAGCGCGCGCCTTGGTCGGTTGGGCCGCCTGCGTCGTGGGCTTGAAAAAGAGGGGCTGCGGGTCGATGCCAATGGGCACATTGCCCAAACGCCGCACCCCCACGCGTTAGGCTCTAAATTGACGCATCCGCATATCACCACCGACTATTCAGAGTCGCTGCTGGAGTACATCACCCCGGTCTACTCCCAGCCGAGTGAAGCGCTGTCGTTTCTGTCTGACCTGCATACCTTTACTTATCACCACCTGCAGAATGAATGGATCTGGCCCGGTAGCATGCCATCACGGCTCTCAGGTAATGATAGCGTGCCGATTGCCGACTACGGCTGCTCCAATGTCGGCACCATGAAGCATGTTTACCGCAAGGGGCTGGACATGCGCTATGGCCGCATCATGCAGGCGATTGCGGGCGTTCACTACAACGTATCGTTGCCGGATGATATGTGGCACGCCCTGCGCGAGATGGAAAAAGCCACCAACATCCCGCTTAACGATTACCGCTCCACCCGCTATTTTGGCATGATCCGTCACTTCCGCCGCCATAGCTGGCTGTTGCTGTATCTTTTCGGCGCTTCACCCGCCATCGATAAGAGCTTTTTGCCTGACGACAAAAAAGTGCCTGAAAAGCTGCAGTCACTCAGCGACGACACCTATTTTGCGCCCTACGCGACGACGCTACGTATGTCCGATCTGGGCTATCAAAACAAGGTGCAGTCGCAGCTTAAAATCTGTTTTAACTCGCTATCTAACTACGTCAACACCCTGCGTCATGCCATTTCATCGCCATGGCCGGACTATGAAAAGATGGGCGTTAACGTCGATGGCGAATGGCGGCAGCTAAACGCCAATATTCTGCAAATCGAAAACGAGTACTACAGCGATATTCGCCCCAAGCGTGTTGCCAAGCACAACGAAACCCCTAGCCAGGCCCTTGAAGCCCGTGGCGTGGAGTACATCGAAGTTCGCTGTTTGGATCTAAATCCTTTTGATCCTCTCGGTGTGACCGAAAACCAGATGCGCTTTGTGGACACCTTCTTGATGTGGTGCCTGCTCAGCGACAGCCCCTGGATCTCCGATGAAGAGTGTGACCGCTTAGACGACAATCGTCGCTGGGTAGTCGAGCGCGGCCGCGACCCTGAGCTTAAGCTGTTTAATCATGGTGAAACGACGTCGGTGCGTGAGTGGGGCGAACAAATATTCGCCGAGATGGGTGAAGTCGCCCGCCTGTTAGATGCCGTCGAAGAGGGAAGTCCTCATGCTGACGCACTGGCAGATCTCGCTCCACGCCTAGCGGACCCTTCGTTAACGCCATCAGCACAGGTGCTCGAACGTCTCAAAGCGAACGGCGGCTCGCTAAGTGATTTAATGCTTAGCCTAGCCCAGGAACAGGCGGAACAGCTGAAAGCAGAACCTATGCAGCGCAGCCGTGAAGCGCTACTTGCTCAACTGATTGAAACCTCGCATCAGCAGCAGCGCGATATTGAAGCCGCTGATAAGGAAACCTTTGAAGCGTTTCTAGAGGCCTATTTCGCCAAGGCGCGCGAGTCCCGAGCCTTGTCCGCGTTGCCATCTGAGGCTCATCAATGA
- a CDS encoding alpha/beta hydrolase, which translates to MLYQHFATQEEIDRAYDPMMGRAPAVLVKDWRERSEASRVNNRTTLDLPYSPTLAERMDLFHADAPHDEHPKAPVHVFFHGGYWRSLSHREFSFIVDDLVNAGITVAVVNYALCPQVRFSELVRQSQAAIAYLYKHATELGVDQEQLSISGHSAGGHLCAMLMSTDWEGSYGLPNQLIRGALCISGLYDLRPFPWSWLQPKLQLSGRDVQEFSPLWLPCRVPAPIKLVAGAGESEEFERQMSSYAEHLSQQGQTVTQQLLPDVDHFSILEHYLNDGCFVEWIKAFHA; encoded by the coding sequence ATGCTTTATCAACATTTTGCGACTCAAGAAGAGATCGATCGCGCCTACGACCCGATGATGGGTCGTGCCCCGGCGGTGTTGGTAAAGGATTGGCGTGAGCGCAGTGAAGCATCAAGAGTTAACAACCGCACAACGCTCGATCTGCCTTATAGCCCAACGCTTGCTGAGCGCATGGATCTCTTTCATGCCGATGCACCTCATGACGAGCATCCAAAAGCCCCGGTGCATGTCTTCTTTCACGGCGGCTACTGGCGCTCACTGAGCCATCGTGAATTCAGCTTTATTGTCGATGATCTGGTGAACGCCGGTATCACCGTCGCGGTGGTCAACTACGCGCTCTGTCCGCAGGTACGCTTTAGCGAACTGGTACGGCAGAGCCAAGCAGCGATTGCCTACCTCTACAAGCATGCTACTGAGTTAGGCGTCGATCAGGAACAGCTGAGTATTTCGGGACACTCGGCGGGCGGGCATCTATGCGCCATGCTGATGTCGACGGATTGGGAGGGTTCGTATGGTTTACCGAACCAACTGATTCGCGGCGCCCTCTGTATCAGCGGGTTATACGACTTGCGGCCCTTTCCATGGTCATGGCTGCAGCCCAAGCTTCAACTCAGCGGGCGGGATGTGCAGGAGTTCAGCCCATTATGGCTGCCGTGCCGGGTGCCTGCGCCTATAAAGCTGGTGGCTGGAGCGGGGGAGTCTGAAGAGTTTGAAAGGCAGATGAGTAGCTACGCTGAGCATTTGAGCCAGCAAGGCCAAACCGTTACCCAGCAGCTACTTCCCGACGTAGATCACTTCTCGATTCTTGAGCACTATCTCAACGATGGCTGCTTTGTTGAGTGGATTAAAGCATTTCACGCCTAA
- a CDS encoding ABC transporter ATP-binding protein — MSEIVLSLQKLHKRFGALQATNDVSLDLRPGEIHALIGPNGAGKSTLIGQIAGSLRPDAGRVYLADTDITTMSIAERARLGLGRSFQVSSLAEPLSVMRNVMMGVQALQSHSFRFWKPVARDQQLLKPAYEALERMQLSHRAWTPVFELSHGERRQVEVACALALKPRALLLDEPMAGLGPEGSAKLTELLEALKLEVPILLIEHDMEAVFRLADRISVLVSGSVIAHGDSQTIKQDPRVREAYLGDSDA, encoded by the coding sequence ATGAGTGAGATTGTCCTTTCACTGCAAAAGCTGCACAAGCGTTTTGGCGCGTTACAGGCGACCAACGATGTCTCGCTGGATCTTAGGCCAGGTGAAATCCATGCCCTGATTGGCCCCAACGGCGCGGGTAAATCGACGCTGATCGGGCAGATTGCCGGTAGCCTGCGCCCCGACGCGGGGCGCGTCTATCTGGCTGACACCGACATCACCACTATGAGCATAGCCGAGCGCGCACGTCTTGGGCTGGGACGGAGCTTTCAGGTGTCATCGCTGGCTGAGCCGCTTTCAGTGATGCGCAATGTGATGATGGGCGTACAAGCGCTACAGAGTCACAGTTTTCGGTTCTGGAAACCCGTCGCCAGGGATCAACAGCTGCTAAAGCCAGCTTATGAGGCGCTGGAACGGATGCAGCTCAGCCACCGCGCCTGGACACCGGTATTCGAGCTTTCCCACGGCGAGCGTCGCCAGGTGGAAGTCGCCTGCGCTCTGGCACTTAAGCCTCGCGCCCTGCTGCTGGATGAGCCCATGGCGGGCCTGGGCCCAGAGGGTTCAGCAAAGCTAACCGAGCTGCTCGAGGCACTGAAGCTGGAAGTGCCCATTCTTCTGATCGAACACGATATGGAAGCGGTCTTTCGTTTGGCTGACCGTATTTCGGTGCTGGTCTCTGGCAGCGTCATCGCCCATGGCGACAGCCAGACAATTAAGCAGGACCCGCGCGTTCGGGAAGCTTACCTGGGAGATTCTGATGCTTAA
- a CDS encoding Tex family protein, translating to MDVNQRIISRLATELGVRPEQVSATVELLDGGATVPFIARYRKEITGALDDIQLRQLDERLRYLRELEERRAAVLVAIDEQGKLDGPLKASIDAAETKQRLEDLYLPFKKKRRTKAQIAREAGLEPLADALHADPTLNPESEAEKYLRPAEGDIPAIEDAKAALDGAKQILMERFAEDPELIGQLRERLWQEGELSARVLEGKQQEGAKFSDYFEHDEKLAKAPSHRALAMFRARNEGVLSLSIRLPGEDDAPIHPAQLAIAKQFGISDQGRAADKWLAEVVRWTWRVKLYTALETELLGRLREQAELTAIEVFAANLKDLLLAAPAGQKVTLAIDPGQRTGCKVAVIDATGQFVDHTTIYPHAPQNRWDESLSVLAKLAQQHGVQLIAVGNGTASRETDKLAGELLKALAPEYRLSKVMVSEAGASVYSASEYASREMPDLDVTVRGAVSIGRRLQDPLAELVKIEPKSIGVGQYQHDVSQVQLSRSLEVVIEDCVNAVGVDLNTASSALLSRVAGLSAALAENIVAQRNVKGAFKSRKELLEVSRLGAKTFEQCAGFLRINNADNPLDGSAVHPEAYPLVERIAKQNGREVRGLIGDSAALKALKPADFADERFGVPTVSDILKELDKPGRDPRPEFKAAEFREGVETLNDLKPSMVLEGTVTNVTHFGAFVDIGVHQDGLVHISALSDRFIDDPRSVVKAGDIVTVKVMSIDIPRKRVGLSMRLDDQPEAENDTRGGANKNNGSPTDQHNANRKSSRGQRHRAKPAEAEAPMGALGAALLKARGGK from the coding sequence ATGGATGTCAATCAGCGTATTATTTCCCGCCTAGCGACTGAGCTAGGCGTACGTCCCGAGCAAGTATCCGCCACGGTGGAGTTGCTCGATGGTGGCGCCACGGTGCCGTTTATTGCTCGTTACCGTAAAGAAATCACCGGCGCGCTGGACGATATTCAACTGCGCCAATTAGATGAACGCTTGCGCTATCTGCGTGAGCTTGAAGAGCGTCGTGCCGCGGTGCTTGTCGCCATCGATGAGCAGGGCAAGCTGGACGGCCCGCTGAAAGCGAGTATTGACGCTGCTGAAACAAAGCAGCGACTGGAAGATTTATACCTACCGTTCAAGAAAAAGCGTCGCACCAAAGCTCAGATTGCGCGCGAAGCCGGGCTTGAGCCACTGGCGGATGCGCTGCATGCCGATCCAACGCTTAACCCGGAAAGCGAAGCTGAGAAGTATCTGCGTCCAGCAGAGGGCGATATCCCCGCCATTGAAGATGCCAAGGCCGCGCTGGATGGCGCCAAGCAGATTCTGATGGAGCGCTTCGCCGAAGACCCCGAACTGATCGGCCAACTGCGTGAACGGCTTTGGCAAGAGGGCGAACTCAGCGCCCGCGTGCTGGAAGGCAAGCAGCAGGAAGGCGCTAAGTTCTCCGACTACTTCGAGCACGACGAAAAGCTCGCCAAAGCGCCTTCTCACCGCGCTTTGGCAATGTTCCGTGCCCGCAACGAAGGCGTATTGAGTCTGTCGATTCGTCTACCCGGCGAAGACGACGCCCCTATTCATCCTGCCCAGTTAGCGATTGCCAAGCAGTTTGGTATTAGCGACCAGGGCCGTGCGGCGGATAAATGGTTAGCCGAAGTCGTACGTTGGACCTGGCGTGTGAAGCTCTACACTGCGCTTGAAACCGAGCTATTGGGTCGCTTACGTGAACAGGCAGAGCTCACCGCTATTGAAGTGTTCGCGGCAAATCTAAAAGACCTGCTGCTAGCCGCACCGGCGGGGCAGAAAGTGACGCTTGCCATCGACCCCGGCCAGCGCACCGGCTGTAAGGTCGCGGTGATCGATGCCACCGGGCAGTTTGTCGACCACACCACCATCTACCCCCACGCGCCACAAAACCGCTGGGACGAGTCTCTCAGCGTGCTCGCTAAATTAGCGCAACAGCATGGCGTGCAACTCATTGCCGTGGGTAATGGTACCGCCAGCCGCGAAACCGATAAGCTGGCGGGGGAGTTGCTTAAAGCGCTGGCGCCTGAGTATCGGTTAAGCAAAGTGATGGTCTCGGAGGCGGGGGCGTCGGTTTACTCTGCGTCCGAATACGCTTCACGAGAAATGCCGGACCTCGACGTGACCGTTCGTGGCGCTGTCTCCATCGGCCGTCGTCTCCAAGACCCGCTTGCCGAGCTGGTTAAAATCGAGCCCAAATCCATCGGCGTGGGCCAGTATCAGCACGATGTTTCCCAGGTACAGCTATCGCGTAGTCTGGAAGTCGTGATTGAAGACTGTGTAAACGCCGTCGGCGTCGATCTGAACACCGCCTCCAGTGCACTGCTTTCACGGGTGGCGGGATTAAGTGCTGCGCTGGCGGAAAATATTGTTGCCCAGCGCAACGTAAAGGGTGCCTTCAAGAGCCGTAAAGAGCTGTTAGAAGTAAGCCGACTAGGCGCGAAAACCTTTGAACAGTGCGCCGGTTTCTTGCGCATAAATAACGCTGACAATCCCCTGGATGGCAGCGCCGTTCACCCTGAAGCCTACCCCCTGGTAGAGCGGATCGCCAAGCAGAACGGTCGGGAAGTTCGCGGTTTGATCGGCGACAGTGCTGCGCTAAAAGCGTTAAAGCCTGCCGACTTTGCCGATGAGCGCTTTGGTGTGCCCACGGTGAGCGATATCTTGAAAGAGCTGGATAAGCCTGGTCGCGATCCGCGCCCGGAATTTAAGGCGGCCGAGTTCCGCGAAGGGGTCGAAACACTTAACGATCTTAAACCCTCGATGGTGCTCGAAGGTACGGTCACCAACGTGACACACTTTGGTGCTTTTGTGGATATCGGTGTCCATCAGGATGGCTTGGTGCATATCTCAGCACTGTCGGACCGCTTTATCGACGACCCACGCAGTGTGGTCAAGGCGGGGGATATTGTGACGGTTAAAGTCATGAGCATTGATATTCCCCGCAAGCGGGTTGGGCTATCCATGCGTCTGGATGACCAGCCAGAGGCCGAAAACGATACGAGGGGCGGTGCTAACAAAAACAATGGCTCGCCTACGGATCAGCATAATGCAAACCGTAAATCGTCTCGCGGCCAGCGTCATAGGGCTAAGCCTGCTGAAGCGGAAGCGCCCATGGGCGCGCTCGGTGCTGCGTTGCTAAAAGCACGCGGCGGCAAATAG
- a CDS encoding ABC transporter ATP-binding protein, with protein MLKVADIETFYGPSQALFGVTFEVAAGEMVALMGRNGMGKTTTIRSIFGLTPASRGTIVFESQNIRRLPAYRIAKAGLGLVPEGRRCFPNLSVRENLLVTARPGEWTLEKVETLFPRLEERRVQMAKTLSGGEQQMLAIGRALMTNPRLLVLDEATEGLAPVIRQEIWRAIRLLKEQGQATLLVDKSLSEILPIADRCTILEKGCTVWDGKPAALDSAIRDRYLGV; from the coding sequence ATGCTTAAAGTTGCTGATATTGAGACGTTTTATGGCCCTTCCCAGGCGCTATTCGGCGTGACGTTCGAGGTCGCGGCCGGTGAAATGGTTGCCTTGATGGGCCGCAATGGCATGGGCAAGACCACCACTATCCGCTCGATCTTTGGGCTGACCCCAGCTAGCCGCGGCACAATTGTGTTCGAGTCGCAGAACATACGTCGTCTGCCCGCTTACCGCATCGCCAAGGCGGGGCTTGGCTTGGTGCCGGAGGGTCGTCGCTGCTTTCCTAACCTATCGGTACGCGAAAACCTGCTGGTCACGGCCCGCCCGGGCGAGTGGACGCTGGAGAAAGTGGAAACATTATTTCCGCGCCTGGAAGAGCGCCGCGTACAAATGGCCAAAACGCTCTCTGGCGGCGAACAGCAGATGCTGGCCATTGGCCGTGCGCTAATGACTAACCCGCGCTTGCTGGTGCTGGATGAAGCCACCGAAGGATTGGCACCAGTGATTCGCCAGGAGATCTGGCGGGCGATTCGCCTGCTCAAGGAGCAGGGGCAGGCCACGCTGCTGGTGGATAAGTCGCTGAGTGAGATTCTACCCATCGCTGATCGCTGCACCATTCTGGAAAAAGGCTGCACGGTGTGGGACGGCAAGCCAGCCGCGCTGGACAGCGCTATTCGCGACCGTTACCTGGGCGTTTAG
- a CDS encoding branched-chain amino acid ABC transporter permease translates to MSVTLLIEQLLNGVQLGTMLFLMASGLTLVFGVMGLINLAHGSFYMVGAYATAAVTASTGSFLIGLAAGMTAAALVGALVELLVIRRLYHRPHLDQVLATFALILIFSEGTRWIFGSSPMLLSPPSWLTGFVTLPGDTRYPIYRLMLIGVGIVISIALYFLISKTRLGMRIRAGESDREMIGALGVNIAKLYTVVFALGAALAGLAGALVGALQSVQVGMGEPVLILAFVVIVIGGIGSIKGALFGALLVGVVDTLGRVYLPLFFQTFMPPSEATGVGSSLAAMLIYILMAVILAFKPKGLFVAND, encoded by the coding sequence GTGTCCGTTACCCTGCTAATCGAGCAACTGCTTAACGGCGTTCAGCTAGGCACGATGCTATTTTTGATGGCCAGCGGCCTCACCCTGGTGTTCGGGGTGATGGGGCTGATCAATCTTGCCCACGGCTCTTTTTATATGGTGGGTGCCTACGCCACGGCGGCGGTCACTGCCTCGACAGGCTCTTTTCTGATCGGTCTGGCAGCGGGTATGACGGCCGCGGCCCTGGTCGGCGCACTGGTCGAGCTGCTGGTCATACGCCGTCTTTATCACCGCCCGCACCTTGACCAGGTGTTGGCGACCTTTGCACTGATACTGATTTTTTCCGAAGGCACTCGCTGGATTTTCGGGTCGTCGCCGATGCTGCTTAGCCCGCCTTCCTGGCTAACCGGGTTTGTCACCCTGCCCGGCGATACTCGCTATCCCATCTATCGGCTAATGCTGATTGGCGTGGGTATTGTTATTTCGATAGCCCTTTACTTTTTGATCTCTAAAACACGCTTAGGCATGCGTATTCGGGCCGGAGAAAGCGACCGCGAAATGATTGGCGCGCTGGGAGTCAACATTGCCAAGCTGTATACCGTGGTGTTTGCCCTGGGGGCTGCGCTGGCAGGCCTGGCCGGGGCGCTGGTGGGGGCGTTGCAGTCCGTGCAGGTCGGCATGGGCGAGCCGGTGCTGATCCTGGCCTTCGTGGTCATCGTGATCGGCGGGATCGGTTCAATCAAGGGCGCGCTATTCGGTGCGCTGCTGGTGGGGGTTGTCGATACGCTGGGACGGGTCTACCTACCGCTCTTTTTCCAAACATTCATGCCGCCTTCCGAAGCCACTGGGGTCGGTTCATCACTGGCTGCGATGCTGATCTATATCCTCATGGCCGTCATCCTCGCGTTCAAGCCCAAGGGACTGTTTGTTGCCAATGACTAA
- a CDS encoding DUF1127 domain-containing protein: MERSIACLQHSQCPLQNEQCQSIKQEQSRITWGEKFYRWRQLRRERDSLRHLSDDMLKDIGLSRDDVQRESRRPFWDDRGWRR, translated from the coding sequence ATGGAGCGCTCGATAGCCTGTTTACAGCACAGTCAGTGTCCTTTACAGAATGAACAATGCCAGTCAATTAAACAGGAACAATCCAGAATTACCTGGGGAGAAAAGTTCTATCGCTGGCGCCAATTGCGTCGCGAGCGGGATAGCTTGCGCCATTTGAGCGACGATATGTTGAAAGATATTGGCCTCAGCCGCGATGACGTGCAGCGCGAGTCACGCCGCCCGTTCTGGGATGACCGCGGGTGGCGCCGCTGA
- a CDS encoding peptide-methionine (R)-S-oxide reductase, with protein MKNLSGTGWPSFFEHVKGHMLTELDFKLIWPWAEYH; from the coding sequence ATGAAAAACCTCTCTGGCACGGGTTGGCCAAGTTTTTTCGAGCATGTAAAAGGACATATGCTGACCGAGCTGGATTTTAAACTGATTTGGCCGTGGGCTGAATACCATTAA
- a CDS encoding disulfide bond formation protein B, which yields MILHTYRSVALAGLAFCVLMMAVALGLEHIGGFEPCPLCIFQRVAVIAAGIVFAIAAIHSPAGRVGKVIYAVLALAAVGTGAFIAGRHVWLQGLPADEVPSCGPGLDYMMDILPMQDVVAMVLTGSGECANIDFSLLGLSLPAWTLIGFAILAIAPLRMLLMKSRG from the coding sequence ATGATCCTGCATACATATCGTTCGGTTGCCCTGGCCGGTTTGGCCTTCTGCGTTCTAATGATGGCGGTGGCGCTTGGCCTGGAGCATATCGGTGGCTTTGAGCCTTGCCCGCTATGCATCTTCCAGCGTGTCGCGGTCATCGCGGCGGGCATTGTGTTTGCCATTGCTGCCATCCACAGCCCGGCCGGGCGGGTCGGTAAAGTAATTTACGCAGTGCTGGCGCTGGCTGCCGTAGGCACCGGTGCCTTTATCGCCGGGCGTCACGTCTGGCTGCAAGGCTTGCCCGCCGATGAAGTGCCTTCCTGTGGTCCCGGGCTTGATTACATGATGGACATCCTCCCCATGCAGGATGTCGTGGCCATGGTGTTAACGGGCTCGGGCGAGTGCGCCAATATCGATTTCTCGCTGTTAGGCCTCTCGCTACCCGCCTGGACGCTGATCGGATTTGCCATTCTGGCAATCGCCCCGCTGCGTATGCTGTTGATGAAAAGCCGGGGTTAG
- a CDS encoding LysR substrate-binding domain-containing protein translates to MATLPTIDHELLRTFVAIVDQGGFTRAAQTVNRTQSAVSMQIKRLEEDVIQRPLFLRQSKPLQLTSEGHTLLGYARRILDLHSEALNVLREPDMVGRVRLGVPDDYVMRFLPGILKSFSQAWPMIDVDVHCAPSSVLLQQQDERLDLSIVTREVGDEIGTLLRRESTVWVSAASHSTHLLSPLPLAMFEAPCFCRRHACNALDRAGTGYRVAYSSPSLATLQAVVSAGLAVSAWMNSLVTPDMQVLGEKEGFPPLPEASIVLLRTSSTQSPIIDSLAEHIVEGFRV, encoded by the coding sequence ATGGCGACACTACCCACCATCGATCATGAGCTGCTGCGTACCTTTGTGGCGATAGTCGACCAGGGCGGATTTACCCGCGCCGCTCAGACGGTAAACCGCACTCAATCCGCCGTCAGCATGCAAATCAAGCGACTGGAAGAGGATGTTATTCAGCGCCCGCTGTTTCTACGCCAAAGCAAGCCGCTGCAGTTGACCAGTGAAGGCCATACGTTGCTTGGCTACGCGCGGCGCATTCTTGATCTGCATAGCGAAGCACTCAATGTGCTGCGCGAACCTGACATGGTGGGCCGTGTGCGACTGGGCGTGCCGGATGACTACGTGATGCGCTTTCTGCCCGGTATCTTGAAGTCTTTTTCCCAGGCGTGGCCGATGATTGATGTCGATGTGCACTGCGCGCCTTCATCGGTGCTATTACAGCAACAAGATGAACGGCTCGATCTAAGCATCGTTACCCGCGAGGTGGGAGATGAAATTGGCACTCTGTTACGGCGTGAATCAACCGTATGGGTGTCCGCGGCAAGCCACAGTACTCATTTGCTTTCGCCGCTGCCGCTTGCCATGTTTGAAGCACCCTGCTTCTGCCGTCGCCACGCCTGCAATGCGCTCGACCGTGCAGGAACGGGTTACCGGGTGGCTTACAGCAGCCCAAGCTTGGCCACGCTACAAGCCGTGGTGAGCGCCGGACTAGCCGTTTCAGCGTGGATGAATAGCTTGGTCACCCCCGACATGCAGGTACTGGGCGAAAAAGAAGGCTTTCCTCCCCTGCCAGAGGCGTCCATTGTCCTACTGCGTACCTCTTCCACCCAATCGCCGATCATCGATAGCCTGGCCGAGCATATTGTTGAGGGGTTTAGGGTATAA
- a CDS encoding branched-chain amino acid ABC transporter permease has translation MTNTTSLSKNAAPATDADSHFDRKGLVQMILLGLLLLLPVAAYFLGHIYYVNLASRITIIAMAAVGLNLAIGYGGMVSFGHAAYFGLGGYVAGISAYHAFDLTPFMSWPFSVPGSDSLLVVWLAAVVLCALLALAIGAISLRTTGVYFIMITLAFAQMIYYFANSWPTYGGQDGLPIYIRNTLPLVDSSDALTYFLICFTGLVLAMALTSRLMKSRFGAALTMARLNDVRLATAGVSPYPIRLVAFVISAAITGLAGALYADLNGFVSPSMLSWHFSGELMVIVILGGVGRLYGPLAGAVLFVMMETFLGGITEYWQLFLGLVLLGVVLFAKHGVMGWLAGSERNE, from the coding sequence ATGACTAATACCACTTCCCTTTCCAAGAACGCTGCGCCAGCCACCGACGCGGATAGCCACTTCGACCGCAAAGGCCTGGTCCAGATGATTCTGCTCGGCCTGCTGTTGCTGTTGCCTGTGGCCGCCTATTTTCTGGGCCACATCTATTACGTCAATCTGGCCTCGCGGATCACTATCATTGCCATGGCAGCCGTCGGGCTCAATCTGGCGATTGGCTATGGCGGCATGGTGAGCTTCGGTCATGCAGCCTATTTTGGCCTGGGTGGCTATGTGGCAGGCATCAGCGCCTACCATGCCTTCGACTTGACGCCCTTCATGAGCTGGCCCTTCAGCGTGCCGGGCAGCGATAGCCTGTTGGTGGTATGGCTGGCCGCTGTGGTTCTATGCGCCCTGCTAGCACTGGCGATCGGTGCCATTTCGCTGCGCACCACCGGGGTCTACTTCATCATGATCACGCTCGCCTTTGCGCAGATGATCTACTACTTTGCCAACTCCTGGCCCACCTACGGCGGCCAGGATGGGCTGCCTATCTATATCCGCAATACGCTGCCCCTGGTCGACAGCAGTGATGCGTTGACCTATTTCCTGATCTGCTTCACCGGGCTAGTGCTGGCGATGGCGCTGACTTCGCGGCTGATGAAATCCCGCTTTGGCGCCGCGCTGACCATGGCACGGCTGAATGACGTACGACTGGCAACGGCGGGGGTCAGCCCGTATCCCATTCGTCTGGTAGCTTTTGTTATCTCTGCGGCGATTACCGGGCTTGCTGGAGCGCTTTACGCGGACCTGAACGGGTTCGTCAGCCCGTCGATGCTCAGTTGGCACTTCTCCGGCGAGCTAATGGTCATCGTCATTCTGGGGGGTGTGGGGCGCCTTTATGGCCCGCTGGCCGGGGCGGTGCTGTTTGTGATGATGGAAACCTTCCTGGGTGGCATTACCGAGTACTGGCAGCTTTTCCTGGGGTTGGTGCTGCTTGGCGTTGTGCTATTTGCTAAGCACGGTGTCATGGGTTGGCTAGCAGGGAGTGAGCGCAATGAGTGA